A region of Myxococcus stipitatus DSM 14675 DNA encodes the following proteins:
- a CDS encoding WD40/YVTN/BNR-like repeat-containing protein, translating to MTGLVGALLATVLATGGSVLVPVSGGNALTLPAQRHIVRIDRGGGRPPSLLVAIQHGGVEGKGLVLYRSEDGLRTVRRVGDVQPDFTHTDRAELLAVGRDVALVYSYEGPQWAPSRRHDVWFQWWRYQAGSDTWAPGPAVRVLDAESDATGYSRALLVQDSVGRLWVQAFRWESDGGSSAVVVASTDGGQGFGAPQVLDRLRRRGGGRLLSVGTKLVFVYAMHDGFVPTRMRLHDDADAVGAWGPVREAFPDGIYHGAALSAVADGRGGMHLVYKDERERLYHRRFDGTAFGPRTLVEGTSDWALQAAVTRMGDTLFIFYNRMRVLNRHYELRVRTLSADGQLGASVLLDGDATFKGYPNAVDVLPVGSSEVSCLYGETPDASSRGTVSRVTLALDEEPPGEPFALELVSSNASQELLAVDGAGTLYGVAAGGDRSRLMASTDGGRTFSPRGEGQGSLWTVAAMPGGTLMGVVSSMGEYFLQRSTDGGRTWKDRVSLGGYRAMGPRNFAWWRDTWFFLEYQTFTSSSVPLRLWVSTDGGARWTVRSTLTAHRHAYALVVDPASGALWALMGSNMVQAAVLRSTDEGRTWVSVLQGYRANAMAAVVRGDGSLLLGQSTLYEPEHPKLLRVTPTGQVSTVRDLPGPATSLVAVPGWGWVLGTAWSSTGDVHAPGDVSARLFTSGDAESWWDARRYERQEGESGLARADVWGVLPTGELVVRVENLSGFGSEGKGFQVLRIQR from the coding sequence ATGACGGGGCTGGTTGGGGCCTTGCTCGCCACGGTGTTGGCGACAGGGGGCTCGGTGCTGGTTCCGGTGAGCGGGGGCAATGCCCTCACGCTCCCGGCGCAGCGCCACATTGTTCGCATCGACAGAGGTGGAGGACGTCCTCCCAGCTTGCTCGTCGCCATCCAGCACGGAGGCGTGGAGGGCAAGGGGCTGGTGCTGTACCGCTCCGAGGACGGGCTGCGCACGGTGCGCCGGGTCGGGGACGTGCAGCCGGACTTCACGCACACGGACCGCGCGGAGCTCCTCGCGGTGGGCCGGGACGTGGCGCTCGTCTATTCCTACGAGGGGCCGCAGTGGGCGCCCTCGCGCAGGCACGACGTCTGGTTCCAGTGGTGGCGCTATCAGGCGGGCTCGGACACGTGGGCGCCGGGGCCCGCGGTGCGCGTGCTGGACGCGGAGAGTGACGCCACGGGGTACTCACGGGCGCTGCTGGTCCAGGACTCGGTGGGCCGCTTGTGGGTGCAGGCGTTTCGCTGGGAGTCGGATGGGGGCTCCAGCGCGGTGGTGGTGGCGTCCACGGATGGAGGGCAGGGCTTCGGGGCGCCGCAGGTGTTGGACCGGCTGCGGCGGCGGGGCGGTGGTCGGCTGTTGAGCGTGGGGACGAAGCTCGTCTTCGTCTACGCGATGCATGACGGCTTCGTGCCCACGCGCATGCGCTTGCACGATGACGCGGACGCGGTGGGCGCGTGGGGCCCCGTGCGCGAGGCGTTTCCCGACGGCATCTACCATGGCGCGGCGCTGAGCGCGGTGGCCGACGGCCGAGGCGGCATGCACCTGGTCTACAAGGACGAGCGCGAGCGGCTGTATCACCGGCGCTTCGATGGGACGGCCTTCGGGCCTCGCACGCTGGTGGAGGGCACTTCGGACTGGGCGCTCCAGGCGGCCGTCACGCGCATGGGGGACACGCTGTTCATCTTCTACAACCGCATGCGCGTGCTGAACCGGCACTACGAGCTGCGGGTGCGGACATTGTCGGCGGATGGGCAGCTGGGGGCGTCGGTGCTGCTGGATGGGGATGCGACGTTCAAGGGCTATCCGAACGCGGTGGATGTGCTGCCCGTGGGCAGCAGCGAGGTGTCGTGTCTGTATGGGGAGACTCCGGACGCGAGCTCCCGAGGCACCGTGTCACGGGTGACGCTGGCGCTCGACGAGGAGCCTCCTGGGGAGCCCTTCGCGCTGGAGCTGGTGAGCTCCAATGCGAGTCAGGAGCTGCTCGCGGTGGATGGGGCGGGCACGCTGTATGGGGTCGCGGCGGGAGGGGACCGCTCGCGGTTGATGGCGAGCACGGATGGCGGGCGCACCTTCTCTCCTCGCGGAGAAGGGCAGGGGAGTCTGTGGACGGTGGCGGCGATGCCCGGCGGCACGCTGATGGGGGTGGTGAGCTCCATGGGGGAGTACTTCCTCCAGCGCTCCACGGATGGGGGGAGGACGTGGAAGGACAGGGTGTCGCTCGGGGGCTACCGGGCGATGGGGCCTCGCAACTTCGCGTGGTGGCGGGACACGTGGTTCTTCCTCGAGTACCAGACGTTCACCTCGTCCTCCGTCCCGCTGCGGCTGTGGGTGAGCACGGATGGAGGGGCGCGCTGGACGGTCCGCTCCACGCTGACGGCGCATCGGCATGCGTATGCGTTGGTGGTGGACCCGGCGTCGGGTGCGCTGTGGGCGCTGATGGGCAGCAACATGGTTCAGGCGGCGGTGCTGCGCTCCACGGATGAGGGGCGGACGTGGGTGTCCGTGCTCCAGGGGTATCGCGCGAATGCGATGGCGGCGGTGGTGAGGGGCGATGGCTCGCTGCTGTTGGGGCAGTCGACGCTGTATGAGCCCGAGCATCCGAAGCTGCTGCGAGTGACTCCCACGGGGCAGGTGAGCACGGTGAGGGACTTGCCGGGGCCTGCGACCTCGCTGGTGGCGGTCCCCGGGTGGGGCTGGGTGTTGGGGACGGCCTGGTCCAGCACGGGAGATGTGCACGCCCCGGGGGACGTCTCCGCTCGGCTCTTCACGAGCGGGGATGCGGAGTCGTGGTGGGACGCGCGTCGCTATGAGCGGCAGGAGGGGGAGTCGGGGCTGGCGCGCGCGGATGTGTGGGGAGTGCTGCCCACGGGGGAGCTGGTGGTGCGGGTGGAGAACCTGAGCGGCTTCGGGAGTGAGGGGAAGGGGTTCCAGGTGCTGCGCATCCAGCGCTGA
- a CDS encoding YiiX family permuted papain-like enzyme, with protein MRGLLVLGLWLWGLGAVAAPRETLESKLQTGDVVLHTSRSRQSKAIQAATHSSLSHVGLVEVTPKGVFVVEAVQPVQRVPFAKWKARGVKGHIMVLRPENLDVATRQRVLDAAKKHLGKPYDWRFGWGDEAMYCSELVRKAYIEGAGVEYGKMERLGSLDVAGIQQQMRERYGTQVPLDLELVTPASLARDDRLMVIHSDFPEGC; from the coding sequence ATGCGAGGGTTGCTGGTGCTGGGGCTGTGGTTGTGGGGACTCGGTGCGGTCGCGGCGCCACGGGAGACACTCGAGTCGAAGCTGCAGACGGGAGACGTGGTGCTGCACACCTCGCGCTCTCGGCAGTCCAAGGCCATCCAGGCGGCCACGCACAGCTCGCTCTCCCATGTGGGATTGGTGGAAGTCACCCCCAAGGGAGTGTTCGTGGTGGAGGCCGTGCAGCCCGTGCAGCGCGTCCCCTTCGCGAAGTGGAAGGCGCGAGGGGTGAAGGGCCACATCATGGTGCTGCGTCCTGAGAATCTGGATGTCGCAACCCGGCAGCGCGTCTTGGACGCGGCGAAGAAGCACCTGGGCAAGCCCTACGACTGGAGGTTCGGTTGGGGCGATGAGGCGATGTACTGCTCGGAGCTGGTGCGCAAGGCGTACATCGAGGGCGCGGGCGTGGAGTACGGGAAGATGGAGCGGCTGGGCTCGCTCGATGTCGCGGGAATCCAGCAGCAGATGCGCGAGCGCTACGGCACCCAGGTCCCTCTGGACCTGGAGCTGGTGACGCCCGCCAGCCTGGCCCGGGATGACCGGCTCATGGTGATTCACTCGGATTTCCCGGAAGGGTGCTAG
- a CDS encoding putative metal-binding motif-containing protein yields MLPLFVFAGCKKAETQGAVNVAVKYSGFKPGCLRVEISDVASGKSAKNSFTSEIKGEAGVGGTMQIGMVPPSDWGTSLKVRVGAFEKSCDGREVVTNSGEVTVALNTVQVVTVSLQATDSDKDGFVDVISGGTDCKDDNEKINPGVDELCNDTDDNCDGVSDEVHFKLNQACEVSADCRGISRCDQTTQALYCDTPAAKTVYPDADGDQYGLKGAPPRIVCGDIPDKFTEGPPTDCRDDVFSINPGTRDLCDGEDTNCDGALDERFPTRGQSCTNVTSHCDGTLTCSGDKESLDCVTPPPPKWYLDEDGDGYGGSTVVESCTKPAGAYVAQGGDCDDGNPYTNPGATEICDGLDNTCDGNKETAAQCPSNSDAEWVSQTVESGSNWISASSWGTKTTGGIWVTGTNNRRARLTFPATTFTVISSTDCGSTLSGSTEWLSVWSDPSDGRAWLGSKGGIYGYQTQSSTSCVIVHDQDLQVLGLTGLRTNNVLSLYGASENAAANEGTAFRWSGTGTPTFNGPNNTLSEVFDAHAHSPEHVLVVGGVNNSPRARIYRLAPATGLWNPETVQSPERLRGVWVVNDKVAFAVGDAGHVVRKTDGTQWQPVARTPDNHSLTSVIAFGANSAYTTCSNGHIYRFDGTNWTRVYSGSNRLNDITGTGPDDLWVVGNGGRILRWPAWP; encoded by the coding sequence GTGCTCCCCCTCTTTGTCTTCGCTGGTTGCAAGAAGGCGGAGACCCAGGGTGCGGTGAATGTTGCGGTGAAATACTCCGGGTTCAAGCCGGGCTGCTTGCGCGTTGAAATCTCGGATGTAGCCAGCGGGAAGTCCGCGAAGAACAGCTTCACGTCGGAAATCAAAGGAGAGGCGGGGGTCGGCGGAACCATGCAGATTGGCATGGTTCCTCCCTCGGACTGGGGCACGTCCTTGAAGGTGAGGGTTGGAGCCTTCGAGAAGTCGTGTGACGGCAGGGAGGTCGTCACGAACTCGGGGGAGGTGACGGTGGCGCTCAACACCGTGCAGGTTGTCACGGTGAGTCTGCAGGCCACGGACTCGGACAAGGATGGATTTGTCGACGTCATCAGCGGTGGCACGGACTGCAAGGATGACAACGAGAAGATCAATCCGGGCGTGGACGAGCTCTGCAATGACACCGACGACAACTGTGACGGTGTCTCCGATGAGGTTCACTTCAAGCTGAACCAGGCTTGCGAAGTATCCGCCGACTGCAGGGGCATCTCCCGCTGCGACCAGACGACACAGGCTCTGTACTGCGACACCCCGGCCGCGAAGACGGTGTACCCGGATGCCGATGGGGACCAGTACGGCTTGAAGGGTGCGCCCCCTCGCATCGTCTGCGGCGACATCCCTGACAAGTTCACCGAGGGGCCCCCGACGGACTGCCGCGACGACGTGTTCAGCATCAACCCGGGGACGCGAGACCTCTGCGATGGCGAGGACACCAACTGCGACGGGGCTCTCGATGAACGGTTCCCCACCCGAGGCCAGAGCTGCACGAACGTCACGAGTCACTGCGATGGCACGCTGACGTGCAGCGGCGACAAGGAGAGCCTCGACTGTGTGACGCCTCCTCCGCCCAAGTGGTACCTGGATGAGGATGGTGACGGGTATGGCGGGAGCACGGTCGTCGAGTCCTGCACGAAGCCCGCTGGGGCCTATGTCGCTCAAGGTGGCGACTGTGACGACGGGAATCCCTACACGAATCCCGGGGCCACCGAGATTTGCGACGGATTGGACAATACGTGTGACGGCAACAAGGAGACCGCCGCTCAGTGCCCTAGCAATTCCGATGCGGAATGGGTCTCTCAAACCGTGGAGAGTGGAAGCAACTGGATCTCAGCCTCTTCATGGGGAACGAAGACCACAGGGGGAATCTGGGTAACCGGCACGAACAATCGCCGAGCACGGCTGACCTTCCCCGCGACGACATTCACCGTCATTTCGAGCACCGATTGCGGCAGCACACTCAGCGGATCCACCGAGTGGTTGAGCGTCTGGAGCGACCCCTCCGATGGTCGTGCATGGCTCGGAAGCAAAGGCGGCATCTATGGCTACCAGACCCAGAGCTCCACGAGCTGCGTCATCGTCCACGATCAGGATCTGCAGGTCCTTGGATTGACGGGACTGAGGACGAACAACGTTCTCTCCCTCTACGGAGCATCGGAGAACGCCGCGGCGAATGAGGGTACAGCCTTCAGATGGAGTGGCACGGGAACACCTACATTCAACGGCCCCAACAACACCCTCAGCGAGGTGTTCGATGCCCACGCACACAGCCCCGAACATGTCTTGGTGGTGGGAGGCGTCAACAACAGTCCTCGCGCTCGTATCTATCGGCTCGCTCCGGCTACCGGCCTGTGGAATCCGGAGACGGTGCAAAGTCCGGAAAGGCTCCGGGGTGTCTGGGTCGTCAATGACAAGGTCGCCTTTGCGGTGGGCGACGCGGGCCATGTGGTGAGGAAGACCGATGGGACACAATGGCAACCCGTGGCCAGAACTCCCGACAACCACAGCCTCACCTCGGTCATCGCCTTCGGCGCGAACTCCGCCTACACCACCTGCTCCAATGGACACATCTATCGATTCGATGGAACGAATTGGACACGGGTCTACAGCGGCAGCAACCGGCTCAACGACATCACCGGTACGGGCCCGGATGATCTCTGGGTCGTGGGCAATGGCGGGCGCATTCTCCGCTGGCCCGCCTGGCCGTAA
- a CDS encoding branched-chain amino acid ABC transporter permease — MQTPALPLPESRPLVPPALRGVLPVLLAVPALVLFQWALSGSEFASYLLNVMGVNIILAVSLNIVNGMTGQFSIGHAGFMAVGAYIAGYASLQLKEVALSFLPVAASDQVLFTVALLLGGLAAAACGFLVGLPSLRLRGDYLAIVTLGFGEIIRVVVQNTDAFGRALGLSGIPQYASPSMVFFWVFLVVLAARRLAASSHGRSLWSIREDEVAAEAMGVDTTGYKVRAFVFSSFFAGIAGGLFAHFVPIINPGSFTFVRSMEIVVMVVLGGLGSTTGAVIAAIFLTLLPEGMRSLFGALGTEGSLAQRVDQIRMPIYGLLLVVLMLSRPQGLFGTREIWDVLPKWLSRKGGGRA; from the coding sequence ATGCAAACCCCCGCGCTTCCCCTCCCCGAGTCCCGTCCGTTGGTGCCTCCCGCGCTGCGCGGCGTGCTGCCGGTGCTGCTGGCGGTGCCCGCGCTCGTGCTGTTCCAGTGGGCCCTCAGCGGCTCCGAGTTCGCCTCCTATCTGCTGAACGTGATGGGGGTGAACATCATCCTGGCGGTGAGCCTCAACATCGTGAACGGGATGACGGGCCAGTTCTCCATCGGCCATGCGGGCTTCATGGCCGTGGGGGCGTACATCGCCGGCTACGCGTCGCTCCAGCTCAAGGAGGTGGCGCTGTCCTTCCTCCCCGTGGCGGCCAGCGACCAGGTGCTCTTCACCGTGGCGCTGCTGCTCGGCGGCCTCGCCGCGGCGGCGTGTGGTTTCCTCGTGGGCCTGCCCTCGCTGCGGCTGCGCGGGGACTACCTGGCCATCGTCACGCTGGGCTTCGGCGAAATCATCCGCGTCGTGGTGCAGAACACGGACGCCTTCGGCCGCGCGCTGGGCCTGTCCGGCATCCCCCAGTACGCCAGCCCGTCCATGGTGTTCTTCTGGGTGTTCCTCGTCGTGCTCGCGGCGCGGCGCCTGGCGGCGTCCAGCCACGGCCGCAGCCTGTGGTCCATCCGCGAGGATGAAGTCGCCGCGGAGGCCATGGGCGTGGACACCACGGGCTACAAGGTCCGCGCGTTCGTCTTCTCGTCCTTCTTCGCGGGCATCGCGGGCGGCCTGTTCGCCCACTTCGTGCCCATCATCAACCCGGGCTCCTTCACCTTCGTGCGGTCGATGGAGATCGTCGTCATGGTGGTGCTGGGCGGCTTGGGCTCCACGACGGGGGCCGTCATCGCGGCCATCTTCTTGACGCTGCTGCCGGAGGGCATGCGCTCGCTGTTCGGCGCGCTCGGCACGGAAGGCAGCCTGGCGCAGCGGGTGGACCAGATTCGCATGCCCATCTACGGCCTGCTGCTGGTGGTGCTGATGCTGTCGCGTCCCCAGGGGTTGTTCGGCACGCGGGAGATCTGGGACGTGCTGCCCAAGTGGCTGTCTCGCAAGGGTGGGGGGCGGGCGTGA
- a CDS encoding metal-dependent hydrolase — MASIGHAAVGLALGRYEAGDGSTRRRLASMVFFAALALLPDADVVAFVFRIPYAAPWGHRGASHSFVFAAGVALVVALGAKWASAPPLRWGVLAFLAVASHGLLDSLTDGGLGAALLWPFSNARLFAPVQPLPVSPIGAGMLSPRGMYVVGVELLAFIPFWAYALWPRKSATRR, encoded by the coding sequence ATGGCAAGCATCGGTCATGCGGCGGTGGGTCTGGCGTTGGGGCGGTACGAGGCAGGCGACGGGTCGACCCGCCGGCGACTTGCCTCCATGGTGTTCTTCGCGGCCCTGGCCCTGCTTCCCGACGCGGACGTGGTGGCCTTCGTGTTCCGCATCCCGTACGCGGCGCCGTGGGGACATCGGGGTGCGTCGCACTCGTTCGTCTTCGCGGCGGGCGTGGCGCTCGTCGTCGCGCTGGGGGCGAAGTGGGCCTCCGCGCCGCCGCTGCGCTGGGGGGTGCTCGCGTTCCTCGCGGTGGCGAGCCACGGGCTGCTCGACTCGCTCACCGATGGCGGCCTGGGCGCGGCGCTGCTGTGGCCGTTCTCGAATGCCCGGCTGTTCGCTCCCGTCCAGCCGCTGCCGGTGTCTCCCATCGGCGCGGGCATGCTGTCGCCGCGCGGGATGTATGTCGTTGGCGTGGAGCTGCTCGCCTTCATTCCCTTCTGGGCCTATGCGCTCTGGCCCCGCAAGTCCGCGACGAGGCGCTGA
- a CDS encoding ABC transporter ATP-binding protein, with the protein MSASVTVLPTANAPLLRADGVSIQFGGLKALTDFHLSIQQGDLQGLIGPNGAGKSTAFNVLTGVYQPSQGDVRVCDTKVNGRKPHQINLLGVARTFQNIRLFRALTALDNVKVACRAQTALHQFDTGLVAKLKNASHNYADWWRALLLTPGFQREERRLTEQAEHLLSVMGLSHRRDEEARNLPYGEQRRLEIARALGTQPRVLLLDEPAAGMNTREKADLMVLIRKLRDDFKLGVLVIEHDMKLVMGICEQITVLDHGETIARGAPAQVRSDRKVIEAYLGDSYLESHGGAA; encoded by the coding sequence GTGAGCGCGAGCGTGACGGTTCTTCCCACGGCGAACGCGCCGCTGCTTCGGGCGGACGGGGTGAGCATCCAGTTCGGGGGCCTCAAGGCCCTGACGGACTTCCACCTCTCCATCCAGCAGGGCGACCTCCAAGGTCTCATCGGTCCCAATGGCGCGGGGAAGTCCACCGCGTTCAACGTGCTGACCGGCGTGTACCAGCCCAGCCAGGGCGACGTGCGGGTGTGCGACACGAAGGTGAACGGGCGCAAGCCGCATCAAATCAACCTGCTGGGCGTGGCGCGCACCTTCCAGAACATCCGCCTGTTCCGCGCGCTCACCGCGCTGGACAACGTGAAGGTGGCCTGCCGCGCGCAGACGGCGCTGCACCAGTTCGACACGGGGCTGGTGGCGAAGCTGAAGAACGCGAGCCACAACTACGCGGACTGGTGGCGGGCGCTCCTGCTCACCCCGGGCTTCCAGCGCGAGGAGCGCCGGCTGACGGAGCAGGCCGAGCACCTGCTCTCCGTCATGGGCCTGTCGCACCGCCGCGACGAGGAGGCGCGCAACCTGCCTTACGGTGAGCAGCGCCGGCTGGAGATCGCACGGGCGCTGGGCACCCAGCCTCGCGTGCTGCTCCTGGACGAGCCCGCGGCGGGCATGAACACCCGCGAGAAGGCGGACCTCATGGTCCTCATCCGGAAGCTGCGCGATGACTTCAAGCTGGGCGTGCTGGTGATTGAGCACGACATGAAGCTCGTGATGGGCATCTGCGAGCAGATCACCGTGCTGGACCACGGTGAGACGATTGCTCGCGGCGCGCCCGCCCAGGTGCGCAGCGACCGGAAGGTCATCGAGGCCTACCTGGGCGACAGCTACCTGGAGAGTCACGGAGGCGCGGCGTGA
- a CDS encoding methyltransferase domain-containing protein, with product MWDPTQYTRFRDERKRPFFELLSRVEVDAPTQVADLGCGTGDLTRVLAERWPGAVVCGVDSSVEMVEEARRRPSPEGVRFEVGDLAGWEPPAPLEVLVSNAALHWVPDHAALMGRLVAKLAPSAVLAFQVPANFEAASHRLVDEVRRLPRFAPKLGAGRARPVETLERYESLLAGLGMTVDAWETTYLHLLPGEDAVLQWLLGTTLRPVLAALGAEEGRAFVEELGPRLRQAYPAHARGTPFLFTRRFVVARRGN from the coding sequence ATGTGGGATCCGACGCAGTACACGCGCTTTCGAGATGAGCGGAAGCGGCCCTTCTTCGAGCTGCTGTCTCGCGTGGAGGTGGACGCGCCCACGCAGGTCGCGGACCTGGGCTGTGGGACGGGGGATTTGACGCGCGTGCTGGCCGAGCGCTGGCCGGGCGCGGTGGTGTGCGGGGTGGATTCGTCGGTGGAGATGGTGGAGGAGGCGCGCCGTCGTCCCTCGCCGGAAGGCGTGCGGTTCGAGGTGGGGGACCTGGCGGGCTGGGAGCCACCGGCGCCGCTGGAGGTGTTGGTGTCGAACGCGGCGCTGCACTGGGTGCCGGACCATGCGGCGCTGATGGGGAGGTTGGTGGCGAAGCTGGCGCCGAGCGCGGTGCTGGCGTTCCAGGTGCCGGCCAACTTCGAGGCGGCGTCACACCGGCTGGTGGATGAGGTGCGGAGGTTGCCGCGCTTCGCGCCGAAGCTGGGCGCGGGGCGGGCGAGGCCCGTGGAGACGCTGGAGCGATACGAGTCGCTGCTGGCGGGGCTGGGGATGACGGTGGATGCGTGGGAGACCACGTATCTGCACCTGCTGCCCGGTGAGGACGCGGTGCTCCAGTGGCTCCTGGGGACGACGCTGCGGCCCGTGCTGGCGGCGCTGGGGGCGGAGGAGGGGCGCGCGTTCGTGGAGGAGCTGGGGCCTCGGTTGAGGCAGGCGTACCCCGCTCATGCGCGGGGTACGCCGTTCCTGTTCACCCGCCGCTTCGTGGTGGCGCGGCGGGGGAACTGA
- the thpR gene encoding RNA 2',3'-cyclic phosphodiesterase — MRLFTAVTLGADIEARVTTAMKPLRALASHARFVRVEGLHLTLVFLGEVESARLPAIREALASVGPRHAPFTLSVGGGGTFGSPTHPRVLWADVQGDTAALEALQADTAAQLRPLGFEPDFHEYAPHLTLARSKESRGEPAFLPCVEALKNQQLGQGRVDRLILFESQGPRYLTVAEVPLTRAG; from the coding sequence ATGAGACTGTTCACCGCCGTCACGCTGGGCGCCGACATCGAGGCCCGAGTCACCACCGCGATGAAGCCGCTGCGCGCGCTCGCGAGCCACGCCCGCTTCGTCCGCGTGGAGGGCCTGCACCTCACGCTGGTGTTCCTGGGCGAGGTGGAGTCCGCGCGGCTGCCCGCCATCCGTGAGGCCCTCGCGAGCGTGGGGCCTCGGCATGCGCCGTTCACGTTGTCGGTGGGGGGCGGCGGCACCTTCGGCTCACCCACGCACCCTCGAGTGCTCTGGGCCGACGTCCAGGGCGACACAGCGGCGCTCGAGGCGCTGCAAGCCGATACGGCCGCGCAACTGCGCCCCCTGGGCTTCGAGCCCGACTTCCACGAGTACGCGCCGCACCTGACGCTGGCGCGGAGCAAGGAGTCGCGCGGCGAGCCAGCGTTCCTCCCGTGCGTGGAGGCGCTGAAGAACCAGCAGCTGGGCCAGGGGCGAGTGGACCGGCTCATCCTCTTCGAGAGCCAGGGGCCTCGGTACCTCACCGTGGCCGAGGTGCCCTTGACCCGCGCGGGCTGA
- a CDS encoding ABC transporter ATP-binding protein, which translates to MLAVDGIKVHYGAIQALKGVSLTVGMGEMVALIGANGAGKTSTLRAVSGMLKASAGRIQFGGQDTTSLKAHQLVPRGMAHAPEGRGIFPNLTVMENLELGAYLRRDTAEIRADMEKNFTLFPVLKERRNQMAGTLSGGEQQMLAIARALLSRPQLLLLDEPSLGLAPQVTETIFRTLRDVNKAGVSVLLVEQNAHLALNSAHYGYVLETGEVVMAGPGKALLESAEVRRAYLGE; encoded by the coding sequence CTGCTGGCGGTGGACGGCATCAAGGTCCACTACGGCGCCATCCAGGCCCTCAAGGGCGTGTCGCTGACGGTGGGCATGGGCGAGATGGTGGCCCTCATCGGCGCCAACGGCGCGGGCAAGACGAGCACCCTGCGCGCGGTGAGCGGCATGCTCAAGGCCAGCGCGGGGCGCATCCAGTTCGGCGGGCAGGACACCACGTCGCTCAAGGCGCACCAGCTGGTGCCTCGGGGCATGGCCCACGCTCCGGAAGGCCGCGGCATCTTCCCCAACCTCACCGTGATGGAGAACCTGGAGCTGGGGGCGTACCTGCGCCGGGACACGGCGGAGATTCGCGCGGACATGGAGAAGAACTTCACGCTCTTCCCCGTGCTCAAGGAGCGGCGCAACCAGATGGCCGGGACGCTGTCGGGCGGAGAGCAGCAGATGCTCGCCATCGCCCGGGCCCTGCTCAGCCGCCCCCAGTTGCTGCTGCTGGACGAGCCTTCGCTGGGACTTGCGCCCCAGGTGACGGAGACCATCTTCCGCACGCTGCGCGACGTGAACAAGGCCGGGGTCAGCGTGCTGCTCGTGGAGCAGAACGCGCACCTGGCGCTCAACTCCGCCCACTACGGCTATGTGCTGGAGACGGGCGAGGTGGTGATGGCGGGGCCGGGCAAGGCGCTGCTGGAGAGCGCCGAGGTTCGCCGCGCGTACCTGGGCGAGTAG